CCAAGCCTCCGAACGGACCTGCGTTCTCGAAGCGGAGCGCGTGCCCGTTCTGGTTCACGGCGCGCCGCACGCAGTCGGCGCACACGTGGTCCGGGTAGCGAGGGCTCCCGGGACGCGGCTCCCTGCAAATGGGGCATGGCGTGTCCGGCCCTGGGTTGGGCTGCATGAAGCTGATGCCGGCCATCAGAGCCGTCCCAAGATCTCGCGGTCGATCGCCGAGTAGTCCACGCTCGCGTCCAGGCGCGCGAGCACGGAGTAGAAGCCGACCTGCAGGCGATTCACGAACAGTACGTTGGCGGGAAAGGAGGTGAAGCGACTTCGCTTCTTGAACGCGAACATCTTCATGTCTTGCACGGCTGCAACGATTTCCGTGACGTACGGGCGGGTGACGCGATACGGACGCTCCAACATCGGCGCAAAGCAGCGCTGCATGTAGTGGGTGAGGGCGTCTTCGTAGTCGCCGGGCACGGTTTGGGCCACTTGCCGCACACCGAGCTGGAACGCTCGCATGTCTCCCGCTGCCGCCGCGCGATGCATGGCGCGGGCGCCGCCAAGGTGCTCGGCCTCTACCGGGAGCACGCAGCCGAAGTCGATGAAGGTGACGCTGCCGTCGGGCTGAAAGAAGTAGTTCCCCGGGTGAGGATCCACGTTGAGCTCCCCGGCGGCGAGGTAGCTGGTGAAGACGAAGCGCCACAGGGCACCCGCCCAGCTCGCGCGCAGCTCCTCCGGTGCGGCGGCGGCCTGCTCCAGCGTCTGGCCGCTCACGAGCTCACTGGTCAAGACCCGCGTGCTGGAGCGTTCGGCGATCACCTTGGGAACGTGGATGTCCTTGCGCTCGGCGAACAAGGCGCGGGAGCGCTCCTGGCGTTCGGCCTCCAGGCGGTAGTCGAGTTCCTCGCGGAAGCGCAGCGCCAGCTCGTCGAGCATTGCCCGCGAATTCATGGCGCGAGGCGTGAGGGCCCCGGCGAGCTTCTCCAGCACGAAGGCGTTGGACAGGTCCGCCTCCACGGCGCGCTCGATCCCTGGATGCTGCACCTTGACCGCGACGTTTCGGCCATCCGGCAAGCGAGCGGCGTGCACTTGTCCCAAGGACGCGCTCGCCAAAGCGTCGTCGTTCCATTCCGAGAACAGCTCGCCGATGGGCGCGGACAGCTCGCTCTCGACAACGGCGCGGATGTCCTCGGGAGACGAGCGTGGCGCGGCATCTTGCAGTACTCGGAGCGCGCGGGCGTACGCTTCTTGGTGCGCCTCGGGAACCAGGCCGTCGATGTAGCTCGCCAGCTGGCCGGCCTTGGCAGCCAGTCCGCGCAGGTTGCCGAGCAGCTCGGCGGCTTGCAGCGCGGCGCCCTGGGCCTCCTTGGACGTGACGAAGCCGGCGCCGCTGCGGATGCCCACGCGGGCGAGCCGCGCGAGCCGCACGATGCGGCCAACGGGGAGCCTCTTTTCCGTCACGGCGCTTCGCGCAGCAAGAACGAGGTCATCACGAACTCTTCCGCGGTCTTCTTCGGACCCGCCGCGTTGGTGAGCGTTCGGTACTGGGCCTTCACTCGGCGTTTCTTGTAGCTGGTGTACAGGGCCTGCGGTCCGTCCGGATGCGGCGCCCAGGAAGGCGCGCGATTCACGGCGGCGTGGGCCTGCTCCCGGGAGATGGTGCTCTGGTTCTCTGCGCGCATCCGCTCCCGGAGAGCCGTGAGCTGCTCGAAGGAGAGACCGAACAAGAACTCCTCGAAGGCCTGCATCTGCTCGTCCGGCACGTCCCCCTCGAAGTACTCCAGAAAGCGCGTGTCGCTGCACTCCCGGAGCAGACGAAAGAACTCGTGAGTGCCCATGGTGGTGCCGATCACCGGTCGGACCTTGTTGCGAGCGCGCCACACGGACTCGAGCACCGGGGCAAAGTCGTCAATCTCCGCCTCCAAGCGATCGTCCCAGATGTGGATCAACGCGTTGGCCGCAGCCAGCTTCACACGATGACTACCGCCCACGTCCGTGAGGATGGAGATGAACAGCTCTTCCGCGAGCTTGGAGTAGATGGATTGACCCAGCTCCAGCTGAGCCCGCTCCGTGAGGGACTCTTCGGCCGCTGCTGCCTCCAGCCCGTAGCAGATGGCCTTCAAGAAGTTGATCTTGGCCACCAGGTAGGACTGCCCAAAGATCACCCGCACCGGTACGTGCAGGTCGAAATCCCACTCCGGGACCGTGCACAAGAGCTCCAGCAGGGGCTCGCCGCTCACGCCGGTGGCGTGGCGCGCTTCCCACGAGCCGACGATGCGCGGTGTCTTTCGCACCAGCTCCGCGGCGTGGGACAGGCGGGCCAGATTGTCCCGGAGCAGGCCGGCCTCGTCGGGCTTTCGCTCTTCGATCACGGAGAGCGCGGCGCGCACCAGCTCACGCTCGAGCTCGTCGAGGAAGTAGAGGTCGCTTTGCCCCCGATCATCCACGCGGGCGAGACTACACCCGCCCGCGACCAGGGGGTAGGGGCGTCACGCCGGGCCGCAGGTGGCGGTGACCGAAGCGCTCTGGTTGTTGTCGTCGCGACACTCGTTGAACGTCTTGTTGTTCGGGTCGATCAAGATGCGCCCGAAGAAGGTGTCGGCGTTGGTGGCGGAGCCGCCGGGTACGGTGAAGTCGATCACCTCCGTCTGCCCCGCGAGCAGCACCTTGGTGGTCTGCACGGTGCCGAGCTGGGATTCGGTGCCGCCCTTGTTCACGAACACGCCGACCGTCACACCGGCGGGCAGCCCCGCGAGCCCGATGTTGCGCACGGAGACGTGCACGACCACCGGATTGGTGCAGTCCACGCTGATGCTCACGGTGGCGTCCGGCGCGTCGAAGATGCCCTTGTCCTGCACGTTCTGGCGGAAGTTGTTGAGCCACGGGAGCTTCCAGTTGTCCTGCTGATTCGCCGGGATGGAGCCGTAGACGTTGGGCGCTACGCAGGCGCTGTCGCGCGAGTCGCACACGTTCGAAACGGAGTAAGCGTGCTGGTTCCACAGCGTGCGCGTGCCGACCCAGGAGTTTTCCTTGTCGCCGAACACGGTGATGCCGCGATACGCCGTGGCACCCGCGGGCGGCTTCCAGGCCGGGCGGTTGTTCGCCGGGTCGTCCTTGTTCCAAGGCGCTACGTCGCAACCCCAGCCGCCGGCGCTCGGATCCGCTCCGTTGGAGACCATCACGATCTCGGAGTGGCCGTCGCCGTCGACATCCGCCACGAGGGACGCTTCCGTCGCGGTGAAGGAGGTCGTGTTGGTGGCCAGGCGCACGGCACCGGTGGTGCCGTCGTACACCCACAAGAAGCACTCGTCGGCGTAGACCACCTCGGCTTTGCCGTCGCCCTCGAAGTCGAACACGCTGGAGCCGGTCACGCTGCTGGAGAGGTCGTGGTTCGGAGCGGACCACATGACGTCCAGCTTGCCGGTTACGTAGTTCGGCTTGACCATCGCGTACTTGTCTCGCTCTGCGATGCCGATCTCGGGCTTCTTGTCGCCGTCGAAGTCCGCGACGGTGGGCGGACCGCTGCCGGTGCCCGGCAGGGTGACGGGGCCGAGCTCCACCTTGCCGTCGGCGCCTTCCAGCACCCACACCTTACCGCCGCTGCTGACGACGACCTCCGGCTTCTGATCTCCATCCAGATCCGCGACGGCATTGAAGCCGTTGGGCACGCCGCTCGGCGCCTGCCACAGCATGGAGCCGTCTTTCTCGTAGGCCGCGTTGCCCGCCACCAGCTCGAGCTTGCCGTCCTCGTCCAGGTCCGCAAAGAACGACAACGCTTGGTTGTTGCCACCGCCGCCGCCCGCGGCGCCCGTGAACAGGTACGTGATGGTGTTGCCGTTGGTGGTCCACACCGAGCCCGCGTAGGCGATCTCCGGGTGGCCATCGTTGTCCATGTCGCCCAGCGCGAGGCCGCCGCCCCAGCCGAAGCTCGCGGAAGCCGTGCCCGTGGGGTGGGGCTTGTCGCTGACGCCGAGCACTTTCCCGTCGCCGTCGATGACGGCGATCTTTCCTTCGCCGGTCATGGCCACGACGTCCATGCGTTGGTCGCCGTCGATGTCTCCCAGGGCCACGCTGATGCCGGCCGCGAAGCCGTTGCTGCCAGCTTCCGCCTTGGCCAGCGTCCAGAGCGTGTCGCCGGTCTTGCCGTCCACCGCGCGCAGCACGCCGTTCTGGCAAGCGCTGACGGTGTCCCCGGTGCAGTGGCAGCAGGTGCCCTTGGAGTTGCCCGATACGAACACGATGCTCGGCGAATCGCTCTCGTCCACCTGCCCATCGCAGTTCGCGTCGTACAGGCGGCCCACCGCGGGCGTGGCCCACACGTCGATCTTTCCGGCGTTCTGGGGCGGCACCTTCTCCTGGCCCCACTGCCACTTCTTCACCGGCGTCAGGTTGCCCGCGGGCGGGAAGTATTCGCACTTCTCGATGCAGGCACCGGCGTCCGGCACGCCGCCATCTCCTGCGCAGATCGGTGGCAGATCCAAACAGCGCCCGTTGGGAGGCACGGGAGCCGTGCACACCTTGCCGCCCGCATCCACCGCGCCCGCGTCACTCACGCCGCCCTCGGGGTTCTCTCCCAACGCCGTCTCGCAGTACTGACCCGGGTCGCAGTCCGCCTGACTCTGGCAGGTCTTGCCGGGAGTCACGCACTGGTCGAAGAGACAAATGTCACTGCCCGTGCAGCACGCACCACCGCAGGCCTTGTCCGCGCTGGAGCAGCACACGCCGTTCACGCACACACCGCTCTCGCAGGGGTTGCCGGGTCCGCACTGAGCCGCACCCCCGGTGCCGGTGTCGATGCCGCCCTCGTTGCTTCCTCCACCGGTGCCCGAAGTTCCGCCCACGGCTCCCCCGCCGCCGAAACCACCTCCCGCCACCTCGTTCGAATCACCGCCGCAGGACAGCGCCAGCACCAAAGGTGCACCGGCGAGACAGGTCGCCAATGCCAAGCGAAACACGCGCATCGTGAGCCTCCAAGGGGGACGAAAGGATTTCCAGGATAACACCCACCGCCCGCGTCCTCACGCCTTCAGAAAGAAGCGCCGCGTCATCCCCGCCGTCCGTCAGCCTACGCCGCCGCGATCTGCATTCCGCTCGTCGGACGTCAAATGATGCAGCCCACCGCATGGGTGTTGGTCCGCCGCGAAACCACGCTTCCCGGACGTCAAGACCCGAGCAGGGGTACGGCCTGGGCGAACGGAAACTCCTCCGGCGCGCTGAAGCCCGCCGCGGGGTAACGCGCGCGGGCCTCCCGCAGGAAGTACGTCCAAAGCCGTCGCGCGAGCGCGTTCGTGCGATCTCGAACGAAGGCCGCGCCGATCCACGCGCCGAAAGCCGCGGCTTCGGCCACGGGAACGAAGGCGAGCTCGTCGGGGTGAGCGTGGGCGAAGTGAGCGGCGAGGTGAGCGAAGACGATGCCGACGTCGGCGTGGCGTTGGAGCAGGGCGTAGGGCACGTCTCGGTGCTGGATGGAGAGGCGCTCGGGAAATGCGCCGATCTCCCGATCTTCCGCCTGCCGGCGCGCGTCGCCGCCGACCAGCGCTTCGATGGTCCGAAGGTACTGCTCCCGCGCCCCGGCCTCCTGCTCCGTGGCGAACACCAAGCGCAGCTCGCTGTGGCTCAGGGCTTCGGCGAGGGAGCGAACCGTACACGACCGATGGACCAGGAGCCCGAGGCCGCGATGCCGCGCGAACGGAACCGCCACGGGCTCGATCACGCCGCGCTCCGCCAACGTCCGCAATGGCGCTTCACCGGCCATCACGATGTCCGGGTAGGTGGCGGCCGGGTGAATCGGCAACACCGCACGTCCCAGCCGAATCCGCTTCGCCGCCAGCATGTCCACCAGCAAGCGCTGGGGCAGCGTGACCAACAGGATGTCGTCGGCGAGGGACGCATCACCGGAATGCAACGCCGCGTCGTCGAAGAGCAGCGGCGTCAGCACCGGAAAGTGATTGCCCTCCGAGAACACCGTGAGCTTCGCGGCGCCGCCGAGGGGACCGACGAAATCCAGCAGCGTGTTGGTATGGCCGGCGAGGGTGGGAACCTTCACGCGCGGAGCATAGTCCCGCCTCCGGCATTCCGCCCGCGACGCCCGAGCATCTGGGTGTTGGTCCGCCGCGAGTCTTCGAGAAACGACCGCCCTCGGCGGACCAAAGCCTCGCGAGCGCGCTGCCGCGTCAGGTGTGCACGAAGGCCAGCGCCACCATGGGCAGCAAGCCGAAGTACACGGCGGCGCGCAGGCTCACGCGAGACGGTTCATAGGCCAAGTGCGCCGTGATGAACGGCACGATGGCTGCAAAGGGTCGCGGAAAGCCGCTGGCGCGTCCGGTGAAGGCGAAGAGAGCAAGTCCCGCGACCGCAAAAGCAAGCAGTGGCAACAGGTGGCGGCCAGACGAGAAGCGAGGCGCGCCGGTGCGCACCGAAGGGTCCACGGAGCTCACCAGCCGAAGAACCAGCACCGCCGCGAGCGCCGCGAGACCGTAGCCCGGGGTCCGCGGTGCCGTGGGCCAGGGACCGACTAGCACTGCGAAGGCGCTGGACACGAGCGCTGCCTCGAGGAGGGCCGCTCGTTTCGTCTGGGCTGCCGGCAACGATGCGGCAACCAGGCCGAGCCCCGCCACGACGGAAACCACGGCGATGGACGTCATCATTTTCCAGACCTGCACTTGTCCGCGACAAGCACCGCAGCGCCGCAGGCCATGCCACCGAAGTACATCACCGCAAGGTCCGCCGGGCCGACCGCCGTGCCCGCCGCGGCGGCGATGACAGCCGCCCCGCACGTTCCTGTCTCCACCACCTGTTCGATCGCGCAATCTGGTGCGGGGCGGCCGGGAGCGGGAGCGCTTTGAGCTCGGCCGGTCGTGTGCGACGGCACGGGCTTGGGCTCGGGTTCCAGACCCGCTTGCTCCTGGAGCGCGCGAGCGATCTTCTCGCGATCGGAGAGCGCCCTCGGTGTGGGGCCGTGGGTGACGGTGATCTTCGGCGCGAACTGTTTCATCAGGGCCTGAACGCCAGCGCTCGGTTGCTTCTGCGCGGGTGCGGGCTTTCGCGCGGGAGCGCCGTCCGGGGGTGCTTCGGGGGCTTCGATGGGCTTTTGCGGTCGCGCGCCGCGGATGGGGTTCGGCATCGTGGGCGTCCTTCGGACGCCGTGACGCCGAGTTGCGGAGGGACTCGAAGCGTCGACGGCGTGAAGTGAGCTTGGCAGAGGCGGGGCGCGGCGTCCGTTCGCGGTGTTTCCGCGGCGGATCGACAAGCAGATGTGGAAGGGTGGGTCGTCGTCGGGGAGGGACGGTGGTACGGGTGAGCATGGTCACGCTGGTGACGGGGGCGACGGGGTTGGTTGGAAATGCCATCGTGCGCAGCCTCGTGGAGCGGCGGCGCGAGGTGCGCGTGCTGGCGCGCACGCCGGACAAGGCGCGGCGCCTGGTGCCGGAGGGCGTGGACGTGGTCCGCGGTGACGTGACGGAGGGCGACAGCTTGAAGCGCGCCTTCGAAGGAGTGAGCGTGGCGTATCACGCGGCGGGGCTACCGGAGCAGTGGCTGCCGGACGAGGGCACCTTCGATCGCGTGAACGTCGAGGGGACCGCGAACATGATCGAAGCCGCGCTCGCGGCAAACGTGAAGCGCTTCGTGCACACCAGCACCATCGACGTGTTCCGGGCGGCGCTGGGCGAGGAGTACGACGAGAGCGTGATCGATCCAGAGCCCAAGGGGACGGCCTACGAGCGCTCCAAGCAGGCGGCGGACCGCGCGGTGGTGAAGGCGCTTTCGCGCGGGTTGCCGGCGGTGTTCCTGCACCCGGCGGCGGTGTACGGCGATGGGCCGGCGGGCTCGCCGGGGCTCAACGACTTCGTCGACAAGCTCGTCAAACGGCAAGCTCCGGCGCTGCTGCCCGGAGGCATGCCGGTCGTGCACTCGGACGACGTGGGTGAAGCGCACGTCCGCGCGGAAGAGCGCGCGGAGGTCGGCGCGCGGTTCATTTTGAGCGAGCGCTACGCCACCCTCGAGGACATTGCGCGCATCGTGCACGAGCTGCGAGGCGTTCCGGTGCCGCGGACGTTGCCCCTATCGGTGGCGAAGCTGGCGTCGCGAGCCACGGAGCTGGTTGCGTCGATCACCAAGAAGCCGCCCCTCATTCCTCGCGGCCAGCTCGAGTTCATGCAGTGGCAAGCGCGTCCCAAGAGCACTCGGGCGCGTGCGGAGCTCGGCATCGATTTCTTGCCCCTCCCGGACGGGATCGCGCGCTTGCTCGGCTCGGAAGTGTGAACGCGCTTCGCGGACTGGTGTTGGCAGCGCTGCTGCTCGTGGCCTGCGCGCCGGCGGAGCGCGCTCCGACCGTGATCACGATTTCCGCGAGCGGCGTGGGCAAGGAGGGAAAGCTGCTGTCGCGGCAGCTCGACCGTTTCATGCAGTTGCACCCCGGGGTGCGCGTGGTGCGGGAAACCACACCGGACGACGCCGAGGTGCGGCACCGCGGCTATGTGCAGCGCTTGGTCGCGGGCTTGCACCAGCCGGACGTCTTGCAGCTGGACGTGATCTGGACGCCGGAGCTGGCAGCGGCGGGGTGGCTGCTCCCGCTCGAGGCTCCGGACGCGCAGGACTTCGTGAAGCCCGCGCTCGATGCGCAGCGCCATCAGGGCCAGCTGTACGCGCTACCGTGGTTCGTGGACGTCGGCATGCTGTACTACCGCAAGGACCGCGGGCCGCCGCCGACGAGCCTGGCGGACCTCGAGCGCGGCGGCCTCGCATGGCAAAACGCGCGCTACGAAGGACTCGTCACGGTATTCCAGGAGGTGCTCGGGGCCTTTGGCGGTCGCATGAAGGACGACCAAGGCCACTTGGTGGTGGATTCGCCCCAGGGTGACAAGGCGCTTTCCTTCATGCGCAGCGCGATCACGCGGGGCTCCGTGCCGCGCGCTGCGCTCTCCTGGCACGAGGAAGAAACGCGCTTCGCGTT
This region of Polyangiaceae bacterium genomic DNA includes:
- a CDS encoding AarF/ABC1/UbiB kinase family protein, coding for MTEKRLPVGRIVRLARLARVGIRSGAGFVTSKEAQGAALQAAELLGNLRGLAAKAGQLASYIDGLVPEAHQEAYARALRVLQDAAPRSSPEDIRAVVESELSAPIGELFSEWNDDALASASLGQVHAARLPDGRNVAVKVQHPGIERAVEADLSNAFVLEKLAGALTPRAMNSRAMLDELALRFREELDYRLEAERQERSRALFAERKDIHVPKVIAERSSTRVLTSELVSGQTLEQAAAAPEELRASWAGALWRFVFTSYLAAGELNVDPHPGNYFFQPDGSVTFIDFGCVLPVEAEHLGGARAMHRAAAAGDMRAFQLGVRQVAQTVPGDYEDALTHYMQRCFAPMLERPYRVTRPYVTEIVAAVQDMKMFAFKKRSRFTSFPANVLFVNRLQVGFYSVLARLDASVDYSAIDREILGRL
- a CDS encoding VCBS repeat-containing protein, with the protein product MRVFRLALATCLAGAPLVLALSCGGDSNEVAGGGFGGGGAVGGTSGTGGGSNEGGIDTGTGGAAQCGPGNPCESGVCVNGVCCSSADKACGGACCTGSDICLFDQCVTPGKTCQSQADCDPGQYCETALGENPEGGVSDAGAVDAGGKVCTAPVPPNGRCLDLPPICAGDGGVPDAGACIEKCEYFPPAGNLTPVKKWQWGQEKVPPQNAGKIDVWATPAVGRLYDANCDGQVDESDSPSIVFVSGNSKGTCCHCTGDTVSACQNGVLRAVDGKTGDTLWTLAKAEAGSNGFAAGISVALGDIDGDQRMDVVAMTGEGKIAVIDGDGKVLGVSDKPHPTGTASASFGWGGGLALGDMDNDGHPEIAYAGSVWTTNGNTITYLFTGAAGGGGGNNQALSFFADLDEDGKLELVAGNAAYEKDGSMLWQAPSGVPNGFNAVADLDGDQKPEVVVSSGGKVWVLEGADGKVELGPVTLPGTGSGPPTVADFDGDKKPEIGIAERDKYAMVKPNYVTGKLDVMWSAPNHDLSSSVTGSSVFDFEGDGKAEVVYADECFLWVYDGTTGAVRLATNTTSFTATEASLVADVDGDGHSEIVMVSNGADPSAGGWGCDVAPWNKDDPANNRPAWKPPAGATAYRGITVFGDKENSWVGTRTLWNQHAYSVSNVCDSRDSACVAPNVYGSIPANQQDNWKLPWLNNFRQNVQDKGIFDAPDATVSISVDCTNPVVVHVSVRNIGLAGLPAGVTVGVFVNKGGTESQLGTVQTTKVLLAGQTEVIDFTVPGGSATNADTFFGRILIDPNNKTFNECRDDNNQSASVTATCGPA
- a CDS encoding NAD-dependent epimerase/dehydratase family protein encodes the protein MVTLVTGATGLVGNAIVRSLVERRREVRVLARTPDKARRLVPEGVDVVRGDVTEGDSLKRAFEGVSVAYHAAGLPEQWLPDEGTFDRVNVEGTANMIEAALAANVKRFVHTSTIDVFRAALGEEYDESVIDPEPKGTAYERSKQAADRAVVKALSRGLPAVFLHPAAVYGDGPAGSPGLNDFVDKLVKRQAPALLPGGMPVVHSDDVGEAHVRAEERAEVGARFILSERYATLEDIARIVHELRGVPVPRTLPLSVAKLASRATELVASITKKPPLIPRGQLEFMQWQARPKSTRARAELGIDFLPLPDGIARLLGSEV